In the Brachyhypopomus gauderio isolate BG-103 chromosome 4, BGAUD_0.2, whole genome shotgun sequence genome, one interval contains:
- the c4h2orf76 gene encoding UPF0538 protein C2orf76 homolog encodes MSSEATLTVRLVRSFEHRNFKPVVFRGVHLHQKVEEFIAFIKNDISTRPGLPPPFKTFDYDTMKIIHQAHGAKTNELVMSLENDEQLILRDGLDLRACGVANETELAFFRMADYAQYKANPQTVW; translated from the exons ATGTCATCCGAAGCGACTCTTACTGTACGTCTGGTTCGTTCATTTGAACATCGGAACTTCAAACCAGTGGTGTTCCGTGGTGTACATTTACATCAGAAAGTAGAAGAATTCATTGCCTTTATAAAGAATG ATATTTCCACGAGACCTGGTTTGCCCCCGCCTTTTAAGACATTTGACTATG ACACGATGAAGATCATCCATCAAGCACATGGAGCAAAG ACTAATGAACTAGTGATGAGTTTAGAGAATGATGAACAGCTGATTCTGCGCGATGGTCTCGATTTACGAGCGTGCGGTGTAG CCAATGAGACAGAGCTGGCCTTCTTCAGAATGGCTGACTATGCACAATACAAGGCCAATCCCCAGACTGTTTGGTGA
- the steap3 gene encoding metalloreductase STEAP3 isoform X2 encodes MCTQRGGPGAESARYTPRAGAESSRRGTNETLNCSEKIAMSDEMSSPLLLHVEVQEDPPSGAAGRRTVAILGSGDFSRSLAVRLVACGVSVVVGSRCVKRIAPGLFPDAVELSNQERAVEKAQRLVFLALFPEHYPSLLSIRAALAGKVLVDVSNATERDCGVASNAERLAELFPECVVVKGFNMISAWTLQTGAQDGSRQVLLCSDSVEGKNEVAQLARHMGFHPVDGGGLQQARVLENAPLHLFPSWHGPVLATSLLFLFFYGYGFLRGLLLPYLTSGRNVFHRLALDLPNESLPNVALVCLSLVYLPGLLAAWLQLWRGTKYRRFPRWLGGWLMRRKQLGLLGFLCATLHGAYSLCLPLRTATRHTLINAAYSQVKAGVEEPWDESGVWRSDLYLSCGVLALGILSLMAITSLPTVGNVLTWREFTFVQSGLGYAAMTLSVMHTLVFGWDFAFSAQAYEFYMPPSYVLAVAVPCAVLVCRCFLLLPCVSARLSRIRRGWESVRKCPVTPGQQRAVHRTHPRV; translated from the exons ATGTGCACACAGCGGGGAGGGCCTGGGGCGGAGAGCGCGCGCTACACCCCACGCGCAGGGGCGGAGAGCTCGCGCAGGGGAACCAACGAGACGTTGAACTGCAGCGAAAAAA TAGCTATGTCAGATGAGATGAGTTCTCCTCTGCTCCTGCACGTGGAAGTCCAAGAGGACCCTCCATCTGGTGCTGCTGGCCGGCGCACTGTGGCCATACTGGGCTCCGGCGACTTCTCGCGTTCTCTGGCCGTGCGGCTGGTGGCGTGCggggtcagtgtggtggtggggagtCGCTGCGTGAAGCGCATAGCCCCCGGGCTCTTTCCCGACGCAGTGGAGCTGAGCAACCAGGAGAGGGCGGTAGAGAAGGCCCAGCGCCTGGTCTTCCTGGCTTTGTTCCCTGAGCACTACCCGTCTCTGCTGAGCATCAGGGCTGCACTGGCCGGGAAGGTCCTGGTGGACGTGAGTAATGCCACGGAGAGGGACTGCGGCGTGGCGTCCAACGCGGAGCGGCTGGCTGAGCTGTtccctgagtgtgtggtggtgaagGGGTTTAATATGATCTCTGCCTGGACACTGCAGACTGGTGCTCAGGATGGCAGCAGACAG GTGCTGCTGTGTAGCGACAGCGTGGAGGGCAAGAACGAAGTGGCCCAGCTCGCGCGGCACATGGGCTTCCACCCGGTGGACGGGGGCGGCCTGCAGCAGGCACGCGTCCTCGAGAACGCGCCCCTCCACCTATTTCCATCCTGGCACGGACCCGTCCTCGccacctccctcctcttcctcttcttctacGGCTACGGCTTCCTCCGCGGCCTCCTGCTGCCGTACCTGACCAGCGGGCGCAACGTCTTCCACCGGCTCGCCCTGGACCTGCCGAACGAGAGCCTGCCGAACGTGGCGCTGGTGTGCCTGTCCCTGGTCTACCTGCCGGGGCTGTTGGCGGCGTGGCTGCAGCTGTGGAGGGGCACCAAGTACCGGCGTTTCCCCCGCTGGCTGGGCGGCTGGCTGATGAGGAGGAAGCAGCTCGGCCTGCTGGGGTTCCTGTGTGCCACCCTGCACGGCGCCTACAGCCTGTGCCTTCCTCTGCGCACTGCCACACGCCACACGCTCATCAATGCTGCGTACTCGCAG GTAAAGGCAGGCGTGGAGGAACCGTGGGATGAATCAGGAGTGTGGCGTTCGGACCTCTACCTCTCGTGCGGAGTGTTGGCTCTGGGTATCCTCTCTCTGATGGCCATCACATCCCTTCCCACTGTGGGCAATGTCCTTACCTGGAGAGAATTCACCTTTGTTCAG TCAGGACTGGGCTACGCTGCCATGACGCTGTCCGTCATGCACACGCTCGTGTTTGGCTGGGACTTCGCCTTCTCCGCCCAGGCGTATGAATTCTACATGCCGCCCAGCTACGTCCTAGCCGTGGCCGTGCCCTGCGCGGTATTGGTGTGCCGCTGTTTCCTGCTGCTGCCCTGCGTGTCCGCCAGGCTGTCCCGCATACGCCGCGGCTGGGAGAGCGTTCGCAAGTGCCCCGTCACGCCGGGCCAGCAGAGGGCCGTCCACAGGACACATCCACGGGTGTAA
- the LOC143512496 gene encoding uncharacterized protein LOC143512496: MSSESNDLLREEEVLADPARRTNCNVVCVSVLVLVVLCIGLLAAVAAEHIQAQCSVIWDINISCFDVSSLLVNQIKEWATESCPPKSRKCMYSLVAVNDDDIVAMRTTPIMRFVDDITFNFSSPSSNSCEIKANSASRSWYAILDSGTNYLNMYNLMKGSGLSSSPSFTESTSDHECTKYSSTRQIADP; encoded by the exons ATGTCCAGTGAATCGAATGACTTgttgagagaggaggaggtttTGGCCGATCCAGCTCGCAGGACGAACTGCAATGTTGTGTGCGTCTCCGTTTTGGTTCTGGTGGTTCTGTGTATCGGTCTGCTAGCCGCTGTGGCAGCGGAACACATCCAGGCGCAGTGTTCTGTTATTTG GGACATCAACATTTCTTGCTTTGACGTCTCCTCTCTCCTGGTCAACCAGATTAAAGAATGGGCAACAGAGTCCTGCCCCCCAAAGAGTCGAAAGTGCATGTATTCA CTTGTGGCTGTAAATGACGATGACATTGTTGCCATGCGCACCACCCCCATAATGAGATTTGTGGATGACATCACCTTTAACTTCAGCAGTCCAAGTTCAAACAGCTGTGAGATCAAG GCCAACTCTGCCTCTCGTAGCTGGTATGCCATTTTAGATTCAGGAACTAATTACCTGAACATGTATAATCTTATGAAAG gCAGTGGTCTCTCCTCCTCACCGAGCTTCACAGAGTCCACCAGTGACCACGAGTGCACCAAGTACTCCTCCACAAGGCAAATCGCAGACCCATGA
- the steap3 gene encoding metalloreductase STEAP3 isoform X1, protein MCTQRGGPGAESARYTPRAGAESSRRGTNETLNCSEKIVAMSDEMSSPLLLHVEVQEDPPSGAAGRRTVAILGSGDFSRSLAVRLVACGVSVVVGSRCVKRIAPGLFPDAVELSNQERAVEKAQRLVFLALFPEHYPSLLSIRAALAGKVLVDVSNATERDCGVASNAERLAELFPECVVVKGFNMISAWTLQTGAQDGSRQVLLCSDSVEGKNEVAQLARHMGFHPVDGGGLQQARVLENAPLHLFPSWHGPVLATSLLFLFFYGYGFLRGLLLPYLTSGRNVFHRLALDLPNESLPNVALVCLSLVYLPGLLAAWLQLWRGTKYRRFPRWLGGWLMRRKQLGLLGFLCATLHGAYSLCLPLRTATRHTLINAAYSQVKAGVEEPWDESGVWRSDLYLSCGVLALGILSLMAITSLPTVGNVLTWREFTFVQSGLGYAAMTLSVMHTLVFGWDFAFSAQAYEFYMPPSYVLAVAVPCAVLVCRCFLLLPCVSARLSRIRRGWESVRKCPVTPGQQRAVHRTHPRV, encoded by the exons ATGTGCACACAGCGGGGAGGGCCTGGGGCGGAGAGCGCGCGCTACACCCCACGCGCAGGGGCGGAGAGCTCGCGCAGGGGAACCAACGAGACGTTGAACTGCAGCGAAAAAA TAGTAGCTATGTCAGATGAGATGAGTTCTCCTCTGCTCCTGCACGTGGAAGTCCAAGAGGACCCTCCATCTGGTGCTGCTGGCCGGCGCACTGTGGCCATACTGGGCTCCGGCGACTTCTCGCGTTCTCTGGCCGTGCGGCTGGTGGCGTGCggggtcagtgtggtggtggggagtCGCTGCGTGAAGCGCATAGCCCCCGGGCTCTTTCCCGACGCAGTGGAGCTGAGCAACCAGGAGAGGGCGGTAGAGAAGGCCCAGCGCCTGGTCTTCCTGGCTTTGTTCCCTGAGCACTACCCGTCTCTGCTGAGCATCAGGGCTGCACTGGCCGGGAAGGTCCTGGTGGACGTGAGTAATGCCACGGAGAGGGACTGCGGCGTGGCGTCCAACGCGGAGCGGCTGGCTGAGCTGTtccctgagtgtgtggtggtgaagGGGTTTAATATGATCTCTGCCTGGACACTGCAGACTGGTGCTCAGGATGGCAGCAGACAG GTGCTGCTGTGTAGCGACAGCGTGGAGGGCAAGAACGAAGTGGCCCAGCTCGCGCGGCACATGGGCTTCCACCCGGTGGACGGGGGCGGCCTGCAGCAGGCACGCGTCCTCGAGAACGCGCCCCTCCACCTATTTCCATCCTGGCACGGACCCGTCCTCGccacctccctcctcttcctcttcttctacGGCTACGGCTTCCTCCGCGGCCTCCTGCTGCCGTACCTGACCAGCGGGCGCAACGTCTTCCACCGGCTCGCCCTGGACCTGCCGAACGAGAGCCTGCCGAACGTGGCGCTGGTGTGCCTGTCCCTGGTCTACCTGCCGGGGCTGTTGGCGGCGTGGCTGCAGCTGTGGAGGGGCACCAAGTACCGGCGTTTCCCCCGCTGGCTGGGCGGCTGGCTGATGAGGAGGAAGCAGCTCGGCCTGCTGGGGTTCCTGTGTGCCACCCTGCACGGCGCCTACAGCCTGTGCCTTCCTCTGCGCACTGCCACACGCCACACGCTCATCAATGCTGCGTACTCGCAG GTAAAGGCAGGCGTGGAGGAACCGTGGGATGAATCAGGAGTGTGGCGTTCGGACCTCTACCTCTCGTGCGGAGTGTTGGCTCTGGGTATCCTCTCTCTGATGGCCATCACATCCCTTCCCACTGTGGGCAATGTCCTTACCTGGAGAGAATTCACCTTTGTTCAG TCAGGACTGGGCTACGCTGCCATGACGCTGTCCGTCATGCACACGCTCGTGTTTGGCTGGGACTTCGCCTTCTCCGCCCAGGCGTATGAATTCTACATGCCGCCCAGCTACGTCCTAGCCGTGGCCGTGCCCTGCGCGGTATTGGTGTGCCGCTGTTTCCTGCTGCTGCCCTGCGTGTCCGCCAGGCTGTCCCGCATACGCCGCGGCTGGGAGAGCGTTCGCAAGTGCCCCGTCACGCCGGGCCAGCAGAGGGCCGTCCACAGGACACATCCACGGGTGTAA
- the LOC143511688 gene encoding dromaiocalcin-1, protein MEESPKLILVQKKMRWKEALDYCRNQSTDLASLLSHDEMLLAINVSQAAQTPYVWTGLLFVVRTWIWVDGNALEYQAWPAGGTPKCPDKNHHCGTLGKNDNIWKPGDCEEKRNFLCLRQWKG, encoded by the coding sequence ATGGAAGAGTCACCCAAGCTGATCTTGGTGCAGAAGAAGATGCGGTGGAAGGAGGCCTTGGACTACTGTAGGAACCAGTCCACCGACCTGGCGAGCCTGCTGTCACATGACGAGATGCTCCTGGCAATAAACGTGAGCCAGGCTGCCCAGACACCATACGTGTGGACCGGCTTGCTCTTTGTGGTCAGAACTTGGATTTGGGTGGATGGGAATGCTCTGGAGTACCAGGCCTGGCCTGCAGGGGGAACTCCCAAGTGCCCTGACAAAAACCACCACTGTGGAACTCTGGGGAAGAACGATAACATTTGGAAACCTGGAGACTGTGAGGAGAAACGTAACTTTCTGTGCTTACGACAGTGGAAAGGTTGA